One genomic window of Ignavibacteriota bacterium includes the following:
- the guaB gene encoding IMP dehydrogenase, whose amino-acid sequence MKKKEIRTGLTFDDVLLIPQKSAVLPREVSVVSRLTARISLNIPLLSAAMDTVTESEMAVALAREGGIGILHKNMSIEKQAVEVDKVKRSESGMIVRPITLTPDKTVKDALDIMDRYSISGIPIVDHEGSLIGILTNRDLRFEPNQEILIADIMTVDNLVTAPLGTTLEKAESILQAHRIEKLPVVDKKGKLRGLITFKDIMKKKHHPNACKDNLGRLRVGAALGIAANTLERAAALVESHVDVLFIDTAHGHSKGVVDMLKRLRKKYPDVDIIAGNVGTAHATEDLIKAGADGVKVGIGPGSICTTRVVTGVGVPQVTAIMDCAAMAAKYNIPVIADGGIKVTGDIAKAIAAGADSVMIGSLFAGLEESPGEKVLYEGRTYKMYRGMGSLGAMKEGSKDRYFQDVEEDIKKLVPEGIEGMVSYRGNLEDTVYQMIGGLRAAMGYCGVSTIAALKSDTEFMRITAAGLKESHPHDVFITKESPNYQVGSRR is encoded by the coding sequence ATGAAGAAAAAAGAGATTCGCACCGGACTGACCTTCGACGACGTGCTGCTCATTCCGCAGAAGTCCGCCGTGCTGCCGCGCGAAGTGAGCGTCGTCTCGCGCCTCACGGCCCGCATCTCGCTCAACATCCCCCTGCTCAGCGCGGCGATGGACACGGTGACGGAAAGCGAAATGGCTGTCGCGCTCGCGCGCGAAGGCGGCATCGGCATCCTGCATAAAAACATGTCGATCGAAAAGCAGGCAGTGGAAGTCGACAAGGTGAAGCGGTCGGAGAGCGGCATGATCGTCCGGCCCATCACCCTCACGCCCGATAAAACGGTGAAGGATGCGCTCGACATCATGGACCGCTACAGCATCTCGGGCATCCCCATCGTCGATCACGAGGGCAGTCTCATCGGCATCCTCACAAACCGCGACCTGCGCTTCGAGCCGAATCAGGAGATTCTCATCGCCGACATCATGACGGTGGACAATCTCGTCACCGCGCCGCTCGGCACCACGCTCGAGAAGGCCGAGAGCATCCTGCAGGCGCACCGCATCGAGAAACTGCCCGTCGTTGACAAGAAGGGAAAACTGCGCGGACTGATCACCTTCAAGGACATCATGAAAAAGAAGCACCACCCGAACGCGTGCAAGGATAACCTTGGCCGCCTGCGGGTGGGCGCGGCGCTCGGCATCGCGGCGAACACGCTCGAACGCGCGGCCGCACTGGTGGAATCGCATGTGGACGTCCTGTTCATCGACACCGCGCACGGACATTCGAAGGGCGTGGTGGACATGCTCAAACGCCTGCGGAAAAAATATCCCGACGTCGACATCATCGCGGGCAACGTGGGCACGGCCCATGCCACCGAAGACCTGATCAAGGCGGGCGCGGACGGTGTCAAAGTGGGTATCGGTCCGGGCAGCATCTGCACCACCCGCGTCGTCACCGGCGTCGGCGTACCGCAGGTGACGGCGATCATGGATTGCGCGGCCATGGCAGCCAAGTACAACATCCCCGTCATCGCCGACGGAGGCATCAAGGTGACGGGCGATATCGCGAAAGCCATCGCGGCGGGCGCGGACAGTGTGATGATCGGTTCGCTCTTTGCGGGACTCGAGGAGAGTCCGGGCGAGAAGGTCCTGTACGAAGGTCGTACCTACAAAATGTACCGCGGCATGGGCTCGCTCGGCGCCATGAAGGAAGGCAGCAAGGACCGCTACTTCCAGGACGTCGAAGAGGACATCAAGAAACTCGTGCCCGAAGGCATCGAAGGAATGGTGTCGTACCGCGGCAACCTCGAAGACACCGTGTACCAGATGATCGGCGGCCTGCGGGCTGCAATGGGGTATTGCGGCGTCTCCACCATCGCGGCACTCAAATCCGACACCGAATTCATGCGTATTACCGCGGCGGGACTCAAAGAAAGCCACCCGCACGACGTCTTTATCACCAAGGAATCTCCGAATTATCAGGTCGGTTCGCGGCGCTGA
- a CDS encoding acyl-CoA dehydrogenase family protein, translating into MTDTFSGVDFYNLDTLLGEEEILARNTVRAWVSAELLPVIEDANRNCRFPAELLPSLGNLGVLGATLPERYGCAASNNVVYGLMMQELERGDSALRSFASVQSSLVMYPIFRFGSEEQRCRWLPRLARTDAIGCFGLTEPDHGSDPGSMTTRARRDGDSFVLDGAKMWITNGSVADVALVWAKLDGEVHGFLVEKGTPGFTAPEMKGKHSLRASVTSELVFQNCRIPAENRLPDARGLRAPLACLTQARYGIAWGAVGAAMACFHAARSYALTRTQFSRPIASFQLVQEKLAYMLTEITKAQLLCLQLGRMKDAGTMTFAQVSLAKRNNVDIALTIARMARDILGANGIVDEYPVMRHMNNLESVKTYEGTHDIHTLILGQEITGIAAFT; encoded by the coding sequence ATGACCGACACGTTTTCCGGAGTGGATTTCTACAACCTCGACACACTGCTGGGCGAGGAGGAAATTCTGGCGCGGAACACGGTGCGCGCCTGGGTGAGCGCCGAACTTTTGCCCGTCATCGAAGACGCGAACCGGAACTGCCGTTTCCCGGCGGAACTGCTGCCGTCGCTCGGAAATCTGGGAGTGTTGGGCGCCACGCTTCCCGAACGCTACGGCTGCGCGGCGTCGAACAACGTGGTGTACGGACTCATGATGCAGGAACTGGAGCGCGGCGACAGCGCCCTGCGAAGTTTCGCGTCGGTGCAGAGCAGTCTGGTGATGTACCCGATCTTCCGCTTCGGCAGCGAGGAGCAGCGTTGCCGCTGGCTGCCGCGCCTCGCGCGCACGGACGCGATCGGCTGCTTCGGACTCACGGAACCCGACCACGGATCCGATCCGGGCTCCATGACCACGCGCGCGAGACGTGACGGCGACAGCTTCGTGCTCGACGGCGCAAAGATGTGGATCACCAACGGCAGCGTCGCCGACGTCGCCCTCGTCTGGGCGAAACTCGACGGCGAGGTGCATGGCTTCCTTGTCGAAAAAGGGACGCCCGGTTTCACCGCGCCCGAGATGAAGGGCAAACATTCGCTCCGCGCCTCGGTCACCTCCGAACTCGTCTTCCAGAACTGCCGCATCCCCGCGGAGAACAGATTGCCCGACGCGCGCGGACTGCGCGCGCCCCTCGCCTGCCTGACACAGGCCCGCTACGGCATCGCGTGGGGAGCCGTGGGAGCAGCCATGGCGTGTTTCCACGCCGCGCGCTCGTACGCGCTGACTCGCACCCAATTTTCCCGGCCCATCGCGTCGTTCCAGCTTGTGCAGGAAAAACTCGCGTACATGCTCACCGAAATCACCAAGGCGCAGCTTCTCTGCCTGCAGCTCGGGCGAATGAAGGACGCGGGCACGATGACCTTTGCGCAGGTGTCGCTCGCCAAACGCAACAATGTCGACATCGCCCTCACCATCGCGCGCATGGCACGCGACATTCTCGGCGCCAACGGCATCGTCGACGAGTACCCCGTGATGCGCCACATGAACAATCTCGAATCGGTGAAAACCTACGAGGGGACGCACGACATACACACCCTGATACTCGGCCAGGAAATCACCGGCATCGCCGCCTTTACCTGA
- a CDS encoding sulfatase-like hydrolase/transferase produces MTRPVRTSILLFLFLLLLYSGLRLGFYWSNLDFFEAVPGADIAEGFLHGVRFDIAALFLVNIPLLVLYLLPWQPSRYRWYRVTLFTLFCVVNLAGVLLNVADFAYFPTVQRRLLFEPYAMLPDLLRMLPGTVAAYPLTTLLFVVLAAVFVAAALRLVRFAHRRGGERRGLIREFLFLALAVVLAVIGIRGGLQLKPLRQSNAFFSSVPALGWLALNSTYTVARSYFQPALPTYAFMAEDEARGIVRELFFDDREESIDTAFVFLRKRAAQEPRRLNVVIIMMESWTASDIGSISGGPSRAPFFDSLAADGLLFTNFLANGQRSIEALPSILASLPGLYESSLIGSKAETNRFRGLGSILLEQGYTTSFHHGAATGSMGFDAFSRLSGFMRYYGREDHPAPADSLFDGVWGLNDEPFFLQARADISALKEPFCAALFSLSSHVPFEVPRHREAQVRGAEGETDFHRSMRYSDFALGQFFRAARAAPWFSRTVFLITGDHTMFGERNNLYAAFHVPLLIYAPGIVPAGRVERIASHVDVLPTVLDLLDLSAAHASMGRSALSPRERVAVLRYGPTLCLFNDSLVYTSDLQDTQGLYAYRRDPERHTDLSQRLPEQRARMKRQLEAYLQCVTRAISDDRVFYTTR; encoded by the coding sequence ATGACACGACCCGTTCGCACGTCCATACTCCTGTTTCTCTTTCTGCTGCTCCTGTATTCCGGCCTGCGACTGGGTTTCTACTGGTCGAATCTCGACTTCTTCGAAGCCGTCCCCGGCGCGGATATCGCGGAGGGATTCCTGCATGGAGTGCGTTTCGACATCGCCGCGCTGTTCCTCGTGAACATCCCTTTGCTTGTCCTCTACCTTCTGCCCTGGCAGCCCTCGCGGTATCGCTGGTATCGTGTCACACTGTTCACACTGTTCTGCGTCGTCAATCTCGCGGGCGTGCTGCTCAATGTGGCGGACTTCGCGTATTTCCCCACCGTGCAGCGCCGTCTGCTGTTTGAACCCTACGCCATGCTGCCCGACCTGCTGCGTATGCTCCCGGGCACAGTCGCCGCCTATCCTCTGACCACGCTGCTCTTTGTCGTGTTGGCAGCGGTCTTTGTTGCCGCCGCGTTACGCCTGGTCCGGTTCGCTCACAGGCGCGGCGGGGAGCGGCGCGGCCTCATCCGCGAATTCCTCTTTCTCGCGCTGGCCGTGGTGCTCGCGGTGATCGGCATACGCGGCGGATTGCAGCTCAAGCCCCTGCGGCAGTCGAACGCCTTCTTTTCGTCCGTGCCCGCCCTGGGCTGGCTCGCGCTCAACAGTACATATACGGTCGCGCGCAGCTACTTTCAGCCGGCACTTCCCACATACGCGTTTATGGCGGAAGACGAGGCGCGCGGCATCGTGCGCGAACTGTTTTTCGATGATCGCGAAGAGAGCATCGATACGGCCTTCGTGTTTCTGCGCAAACGCGCGGCGCAGGAGCCACGGCGTCTCAATGTGGTGATCATCATGATGGAAAGCTGGACCGCCTCCGACATCGGATCCATTTCCGGCGGACCCTCGCGCGCGCCGTTCTTTGATTCGCTTGCCGCCGACGGACTGCTCTTCACAAATTTTCTCGCCAACGGCCAGCGGTCCATCGAGGCGCTGCCGTCGATTCTTGCCTCGCTGCCGGGCCTCTACGAATCGTCGCTCATCGGATCGAAGGCCGAGACGAACCGTTTCCGCGGACTCGGTTCCATTCTTCTCGAGCAGGGATACACCACGAGTTTTCATCATGGCGCCGCGACCGGATCGATGGGCTTCGACGCATTCTCGCGGCTCTCGGGTTTCATGCGTTACTACGGCAGGGAGGATCATCCCGCACCCGCCGATTCGCTGTTCGACGGCGTGTGGGGCCTGAACGACGAGCCGTTTTTCCTGCAGGCGCGCGCCGACATCAGCGCCTTGAAGGAGCCGTTCTGCGCGGCGCTGTTTTCACTCTCGTCGCATGTGCCCTTCGAGGTGCCGCGTCACCGGGAGGCGCAGGTGCGCGGCGCGGAAGGTGAAACGGATTTTCACCGCTCGATGCGGTATTCCGATTTTGCCCTCGGCCAGTTCTTCCGCGCGGCGCGCGCGGCGCCGTGGTTTTCGCGCACGGTGTTTCTTATCACCGGCGATCACACGATGTTCGGCGAGCGGAACAACCTCTACGCCGCGTTCCATGTGCCCCTGCTGATATACGCTCCGGGCATTGTGCCCGCGGGACGAGTGGAGCGCATCGCCTCGCACGTGGATGTGCTGCCCACGGTTCTCGACCTGCTCGATCTGTCCGCAGCTCACGCCTCTATGGGGCGCTCCGCGCTTTCACCGCGCGAGCGTGTCGCGGTGCTGCGCTACGGTCCGACGCTCTGCCTCTTCAACGATTCACTCGTGTACACGTCGGACCTGCAGGACACACAGGGCCTGTACGCGTACCGGCGCGATCCTGAGCGACACACGGACCTCTCGCAGCGACTGCCGGAGCAGCGCGCGCGCATGAAGCGGCAGCTCGAGGCCTATCTGCAGTGTGTGACACGCGCAATTTCCGATGATCGTGTCTTTTATACCACGCGGTGA